One Aphelocoma coerulescens isolate FSJ_1873_10779 chromosome 5, UR_Acoe_1.0, whole genome shotgun sequence DNA segment encodes these proteins:
- the GEMIN2 gene encoding gem-associated protein 2, with the protein MDSGVEELMPRLLPVGDCDLAEDFDPTVPPRTPQEYLKRVQIEAARCPDVVVAQIDPRKLKKKQTVNISIYGCQPAPEGYSPSLKWQQQQVANFSAVRQSLNKHRNHWRSQHLDSNVTMPKPEDEEGWKKFCLGERVYSEIDALSDNENLGIDYMKVGFPPLLSIVSRMNQATVTSVLEYLISWFGEKKFTPELGRWLYALLACLEKPLLPEAHSLIRQLARRCSEVRVLEESKNEEQISALNLIICLVSRYFDQRDLADEPS; encoded by the exons ATGGACTCGGGCGTGGAGGAGTTGATGCCGCGGCTGCTGCCTGTGGGCGACTGTGACCTGGCCGAGGACTTCGACCCCACCGTGCCTCCCAGAACGCCCCAGGAGTATCTGAAGCGCGTCCA GATTGAAGCAGCTCGATGTCCTGACGTGGTCGTGGCACAGATAGATCCaagaaaattgaaaaagaagcagACAGTAAACATTTCA ATTTATGGATGTCAGCCTGCTCCTGAAGGATACTCTCCATCGCtgaagtggcagcagcagcaagtggCCAATTTCTCAGCTGTTCGTCAG AGCCTGAACAAGCACAGGAATCACTGGCGGTCACAACATTTGGACAGCAATGTTACTATG CCAAAACCAGAGGATGAAGAAGGCTGGAAGAAGTTCTGCTTGGGTGAAAGAGTATACTCAGAAATAGATGCACTATCTGATAATGAAAATTTAGGAATTGATTACATGAAG GTCGGCTTTCCCCCTTTGCTAAGTATTGTAAGCAGGATGAATCAG GCAACAGTAACCAGTGTCTTAGAATACCTGATAAGCTGGtttggagagaaaaaatttACTCCAGAACtg GGTAGATGGCTTTATGCACTGTTGGCATGCCTTGAAAAACCTTTGCTACCTGAAGCTCACTCTCTTATTCGACAGCTGGCAAGACGATGCTCAGAAGTCAGGGTACTGGAG GAGAGCAAGAATGAAGAACAAATATCAGCTCTGAACTTGATCATCTGCTTAGTTAGCAG GTACTTTGATCAACGTGACCTGGCTGACGAGCCTTCCTAG